The Chitinophagales bacterium genomic sequence TTTAATTGGTTACTTAATCAATTGTTCTGTTACTATATAATCCCTCAGGTCTTTACGCTTCACTTCATATTCTACATTCTCCCAGTAGTCGTCTATGGCCATAATACCTGAGATCAATTCCGGAGTGTGGTCCGTATCTAACCCCTCCATACACCAATCCAATCTGCCCTGTTCACCCAACCACTGCTCAAAGCAAGGCCGACATACTTCTAATTGCTGTGTTTGCCCCATTGGCAAGGCATGCCACAATACTTGTACATACAACACTCTTATTTCAAAATCTTCAATGTTCCAATTTTTTGTTATCTTCGCATTGTGTTTTTTATTTTTTGTTTTGAAACGCCCGCGTGTGTCTACATCGGGCATTTTTTTTGCGTTGCCTGAAAGGCTTACCCCTAAAGGATTTCCGTTCTTTTTCCTTAGCGATTCCATAGCTTAAAAGTTTATTGTTATTCAGTTAATACAGCTCCTGCCTGTTTGTCTTTCCCTTTAAAAGATTTTTCAATCAAGGTTGGCGTTTTGTAATTTTATTTATACATTTGTACAAACAACACTTGAACAAATCATCATTGTTAGACAAATGTACATATTTCGTACAAATGTCCAAAATAATTTTAAAATATTATTAACCATAATACATTAGTCTATGAGTATCCATGAAGGCGAAGCATTGCAGAACGCCGCAAGAATGAGCAAAATGGGGGTACACGGCCTGGCCATATCACTGAACGTACCCAGGAGTACGTTATACTACAACTTTCGTAAAGAGCGGCTGGACGATACAATACGTACACGCGCAGCCAAAGCACTGGGCATTACCACTGAACAATTGTTTGGCGGTGCATACAACAATCCTGCTGATATGTATGAACAGCCGTCGCATACTACAGGCGACGACCTTCGCATGCAGAAGGCATTAGGACTGAATGTACACGAAGGACTAAGCGTAGTTCCTATACGTGCACAGGCAGGATACAGCAAACACTATCTTGAGCCCAGCTTTGTAGAAGAGTTGGAAGTAATGAACGTACCTAATATGCCCTACCGGGGCGACAGATATCGTGTATTTGAAGTTAGCGGCGACAGTATGGAACCAACATTGAAAGAAGGTTTTCATGTAGTGGCAGAAACTGTTGCACCTGACTATTGGAACAGCACAGCACAATTTTATATTTATGTAGTGGTAACAGAAGACCGCATCATGGTAAAACGCCTGTACCGAAAAGATGACAACGAGAACTTTGTTTGCATCAGCGACAACGAAGAGTTTTACCCACAGTTCCTGCTACCTAAACAAGAGATAAAAGAATTATGGCTGGTAAAGCGTAAAATTGACTGGGAGATGCCTCCACCTAAAAGGTTTGAAATAACAGTATAATTACAATTAAGCAATACACATAAAGCGGGCATATGCCCGCTTTGTCATTTAAATGTCAAAGCATCAGATGCAAGCACAAGAAACATTATTAATATTCCGTAACTTACAATTGCCGCCAAACTAATAACTCTATGAATAAGCTAATCACTGGTATTGTAGTCTTGCTATTATCCTCTATAAGTTACGGTCAAGTGCCATGGAAATTGATACGAAAAAACGTTACTTACATCGAAGCAGGCAACGATACGGTATCATCGGGCAGTAACGACTTCTATTACAGCAATAACAGCAACCGTTATGGTTTATTACCAGCCAACCCTTTTTTCAGGTACAACCCTGAAGAAGAGTATCCACACATGTTAATACCCTACCCTGACCCTATGGAATACGATTCCAGTATTATTATCGGTGTATATAGAGGGGATACTACGTTGCCACCAACAAAAAATCACGAACAATATTTTTATCCTAATGGACAGCTGAGCCTTAGAAAAACTTATGCAAAGGATGCATTTGTATCTGGTTGGGGACTGTATTCAATTGATTCGCTCTTCTACAATAATAACCATGACCTTGCCAAAGTTATCAGGTACCAACCGAGATTTTCTACGAGTCAAACCCAAACGTTGAGCATTACGAGTACAATAGAGTATACCTATGACACAAATCGCAACATGGTGCAAAAAAAAAGGTGGAGTGGGACAAGCCAGGACACGTTTTTATACGAAATTAATACTGTTTCTTACAACAACCAGGGACAGATATTAACAGACAGCAGCAGGCAAAAAGTAGTTGTCTATCAAAGTCAATCTACAATAATAGATAAAATAATATGGCCGTACACAATTTTACACTATCAATATAATAATGCTACAGGCAAACTTATAGAACGAATCAAAATAAGTCAATCATATACCGACTCTAACAAGCGCGACACAACAGAAATTGTCAGGTATGCCTACGATAGTAGCGGTAAGAAAATTTCAGACTCTACCTTTTTGCACCAGAAAATACCAAATGATGAATATGTAATCTATGAATCTAATAACTTTCAATACGACAGTGCAGGCTTAATAAGCAACCTCATTTTTTATGAAAACCCGAACCTGAACTCAGACACAATTACCGACTTATACTACAACATAGACTTTTACTACAATAATCTTGGACTACTTTCCGGCACTACCAGGCATACAACCAGTCATATTAGTGGAAACAGTACAGACATCGTCGAGTATGTATATTGCCATGATACTGCAATATGTAGACCAACTCCTTCTACTCCGGGCCCTCCATTGCTTAAGCCTGGAAATACAGTATCCGTGTATCCCAACCCCGCAACAGGTTACATAAATCTGGAAGCCACATTTGACGAAGAAACAAATATTGACCTTACGATCTCAACTCCGGACGGACACATTGTAATGCGTATTGCAGACAAAGATGTCACAATCTATAAAAAACAAATTTCAACCAGCGGGATGCGCCGGGGGCTTTATTTCATTACAGTTAAAACGAAAAATGAAAAAATTGCCCGTCGTATTATGGTACAATAGAACGCAGACTGCTGTTAAAAACAAGTCATTATTGCTATAGATTGTTTACTTATTTTAGCAGAATGAATAAATTATTATATTTAGTTTGCTGCCTGGTACTGTTTACATCCTGTGGCAATGAGACCTATACATGCTCCTGTAAACACGCTGACGGCAAAGAAATTGCCGGTTACAAGATTGAAGCAGCGAAAAAATCTACCGCATCGTTTGAGTGCAAGCAGAAAGGACTTAAATTTTCAGGTGCCGAGTATAAAGATGTAAAATGTGAACTGGAATAACATGCTCAACTCCTACTCAAACAACAATGAAAAAACTCATCTTAATATTATACATACCTGTACTGATATTTACCGCATCGTGCGACAACAATGGCATAAGTAGGAACGGTGACGGGGAAAAAGTATATACCTATTCACCTATAGGTTGGCAAATGGCCATTCCCGAAAACTGGGAAATACTTTCAGAAACTCAACGCGATAAGCTCGCTTATGCAGCACAGAACTATTATGAAGAAGAGTCACTAAGCAATAATAAGGAAGGGGAGAAGAAGATCATACTGGGCGTGCGTAAAAGCAAGGATGATATCAATTCAGTGTATGCCTTTGTGAGGAGCTATAACCGTGAAGAAGATCACCCCAGCCTACACGACCTGCTTACCCAACAATACAGATCATACTCAGCAGACTTTTACAGTGCTGACACATCTCTTACTAAAGAGATCATCGATGGCATCAGTTTCGAAATAGCTGTATTATCGGTACAATACAGAGATAAACCTTATTTTACTTATACCACATACAGCACGATGCTGGATACATTGAACTTTGGTGTCAGCATTGTAAGCAACAATGCAAATGACGAAGATATGCTCATCAACAACTTCAAAAGCTCAATATCAAGCCTGAAAAAGTAATGCCTGCAAATACATCATTTACAGGCATTACAAAATAACATAACCACTGCGCTACTCTTCCTCTATATTCTTCATTTTCGCCAGTAGTGTATATGCTCCTTTTACAACAAACTGGCTGTTCTTATCGTATCCAACAGGTAATGTAATAGCTGTATAGCCATCCTCCGAGCTTCC encodes the following:
- a CDS encoding LexA family transcriptional regulator; this encodes MSIHEGEALQNAARMSKMGVHGLAISLNVPRSTLYYNFRKERLDDTIRTRAAKALGITTEQLFGGAYNNPADMYEQPSHTTGDDLRMQKALGLNVHEGLSVVPIRAQAGYSKHYLEPSFVEELEVMNVPNMPYRGDRYRVFEVSGDSMEPTLKEGFHVVAETVAPDYWNSTAQFYIYVVVTEDRIMVKRLYRKDDNENFVCISDNEEFYPQFLLPKQEIKELWLVKRKIDWEMPPPKRFEITV
- a CDS encoding T9SS type A sorting domain-containing protein, with amino-acid sequence MNKLITGIVVLLLSSISYGQVPWKLIRKNVTYIEAGNDTVSSGSNDFYYSNNSNRYGLLPANPFFRYNPEEEYPHMLIPYPDPMEYDSSIIIGVYRGDTTLPPTKNHEQYFYPNGQLSLRKTYAKDAFVSGWGLYSIDSLFYNNNHDLAKVIRYQPRFSTSQTQTLSITSTIEYTYDTNRNMVQKKRWSGTSQDTFLYEINTVSYNNQGQILTDSSRQKVVVYQSQSTIIDKIIWPYTILHYQYNNATGKLIERIKISQSYTDSNKRDTTEIVRYAYDSSGKKISDSTFLHQKIPNDEYVIYESNNFQYDSAGLISNLIFYENPNLNSDTITDLYYNIDFYYNNLGLLSGTTRHTTSHISGNSTDIVEYVYCHDTAICRPTPSTPGPPLLKPGNTVSVYPNPATGYINLEATFDEETNIDLTISTPDGHIVMRIADKDVTIYKKQISTSGMRRGLYFITVKTKNEKIARRIMVQ